One window of Artemia franciscana chromosome 16, ASM3288406v1, whole genome shotgun sequence genomic DNA carries:
- the LOC136037417 gene encoding NAD(P)H-hydrate epimerase-like, with amino-acid sequence MSKMKYLCQKEAIAIDEELFNVYRFSVDQLMELAGLSSATAIAKCYPDKKRVLICVGPGNNGGDGLVAARHLKMFGFIPSIFYPKRTDKPLYTNLTNQCKMMGINFVEEFPSEQTIQKQADIVVDALFGFGFKPPVRPQFQPILESLSKTSIPLCSIDIPSGWDVEEGPNNEIPSLSPELVISLTAPKICMKKFNGKYHFLGGRFVPNALKEKYGLELPEYPGTECIVKLNN; translated from the coding sequence ATGAGTAAGATGAAGTATTTGTGTCAAAAAGAAGCAATAGCAATAGATGAAGAATTGTTCAACGTCTATAGATTCAGTGTCGACCAGCTGATGGAGCTAGCAGGACTAAGCTCTGCAACTGCAATTGCTAAATGCTATCCAGATAAGAAGCGAGTACTTATTTGTGTTGGCCCGGGAAATAATGGTGGTGATGGTCTTGTTGCAGCTCGCCATCTCAAAATGTTTGGTTTTATCCCTTCGATTTTCTACCCTAAACGTACCGATAAACCTTTATACACAAACCTTACCAACCAGTGTAAAATGATGGGAATTAATTTTGTTGAAGAATTTCCAAGTGAACAGACAATACAGAAACAAGCTGATATTGTAGTTGATGctttgtttggttttggcttCAAGCCACCTGTTCGTCCACAATTTCAACCAATACTTGAATCACTCTCTAAAACTTCAATACCGCTATGCAGTATTGACATACCAAGTGGTTGGGATGTTGAAGAAGGTCCAAATAATGAAATTCCAAGTCTCTCACCTGAGCTTGTGATTTCTCTTACTGCACCAAAGATCTGCATGAAAAAGTTTAATGGTAAGTATCATTTCCTTGGAGGCAGATTTGTCCCTAACGCTTTGAAAGAGAAGTATGGACTTGAACTACCTGAATATCCTGGAACTGAATGTATTGTGAAACTCAATAATTAG